A region of Pyxidicoccus parkwaysis DNA encodes the following proteins:
- a CDS encoding cyclic nucleotide-binding domain-containing protein — MALVPATTLKACPIFKGFTDTGIQIFAGVAVPRAFPKGTALFTEGKAGESLLIIGEGTVRLSAKSASGEDVPLGEVGAGEPLGELALVQKGERLCTATAATDVSALEIRASDFQKLLASKPQACVKLLMGIVGYFGQKARDNRDMLRTLVGKAPAA, encoded by the coding sequence ATGGCTTTAGTGCCCGCGACCACCCTCAAGGCGTGCCCCATCTTCAAGGGCTTCACCGACACCGGCATCCAGATCTTCGCCGGTGTCGCGGTGCCCCGGGCCTTCCCCAAGGGCACCGCGCTCTTCACCGAGGGCAAGGCAGGGGAGTCGCTGCTCATCATCGGCGAGGGCACCGTGCGGCTGAGCGCCAAGAGCGCCTCGGGCGAGGACGTGCCGCTGGGCGAGGTGGGCGCGGGCGAGCCGCTGGGCGAGCTGGCCCTCGTGCAGAAGGGCGAGCGGCTGTGCACCGCCACCGCCGCCACCGACGTCTCCGCCCTGGAGATTCGAGCCTCGGATTTCCAGAAGCTCCTGGCCTCGAAGCCGCAGGCGTGCGTGAAGCTGCTGATGGGCATCGTCGGCTACTTCGGCCAGAAGGCGCGTGACAACCGCGACATGCTGCGCACGCTCGTCGGAAAGGCCCCGGCCGCCTGA
- a CDS encoding DedA family protein, producing MQELLTHMLGDAQGFVAYVTVFSILVACGLGIPLPEDISLILGGFLAHKGAASLPVMMAVGFVGILAGDSLIFLAGRRLGGKLGRNEGAGGGFFARIVTPEKRAKVEGLFAKHGQKIVCIARFMPGVRAVTYFTAGSVGMSYWRFIFWDGLAALLSAPIFVWLGFHFGSELDTLIDKFKEGQYVVMGVLLAGIAAYVLWRRRQAARRASSVPGVQPVSIPARVHEPVAAPLRNTVTGKGEPLFEVSSAASEKKVSSPESVRGELQKT from the coding sequence GTGCAAGAACTCCTCACCCACATGCTCGGCGATGCACAGGGCTTCGTTGCCTACGTCACCGTCTTCAGCATCCTGGTGGCCTGCGGTCTGGGCATCCCGCTTCCCGAGGACATCTCGCTCATCCTCGGCGGTTTCCTGGCGCACAAGGGCGCCGCCAGCCTGCCGGTGATGATGGCGGTGGGCTTCGTCGGCATCCTCGCGGGTGACAGCCTCATCTTCCTCGCCGGCCGCCGGCTGGGCGGGAAGCTGGGCCGCAACGAAGGCGCGGGTGGAGGCTTCTTCGCTCGCATCGTCACGCCCGAGAAGCGCGCGAAGGTGGAAGGGCTGTTCGCGAAGCACGGGCAGAAGATTGTCTGCATCGCCCGGTTCATGCCTGGCGTGCGCGCGGTGACGTACTTCACCGCCGGCTCCGTGGGCATGTCCTACTGGCGCTTCATCTTCTGGGATGGGCTCGCGGCGCTGCTGTCGGCGCCCATCTTCGTGTGGCTCGGCTTCCACTTCGGCAGCGAGCTCGACACGCTCATCGACAAGTTCAAGGAAGGCCAGTACGTCGTCATGGGCGTGCTGCTCGCGGGCATCGCGGCGTACGTCCTGTGGCGCCGTCGCCAGGCGGCCCGCCGCGCGTCGTCGGTGCCGGGCGTGCAGCCCGTGAGCATCCCGGCCCGCGTGCATGAGCCGGTGGCCGCGCCGCTGCGCAACACGGTGACGGGCAAGGGCGAGCCCCTGTTCGAGGTCTCCTCCGCGGCCTCGGAGAAGAAGGTCTCGTCGCCCGAGTCCGTGCGCGGCGAGCTGCAGAAGACGTAG